Within the Mycobacterium gordonae genome, the region GCAACATTTTAGCGACGCGGGCGTGGACGGCGTGTCCAGGTGAATCTGCCCACATCAGCAACTTTTTGTTGGGGAGTTCGCAGCAAGCTACCGCATACTAGACGCCATGCGCCGAACGACTCCACCGCAAACCACCGGCCCGGTGCCGGCCGGTGAGCCGGTGTCTGGTCGGGGCCGCTAGTGGGGAGATCCGGCGGCGCACACCGCCTGCAGAAGAATCAACGTGCAACAAAACGGCCGTCGCAGCTGCGACGGCGGCTGTCGCGGGGCTTCATGACGTTGGTGTCTGCGGTCGCGCTGGGCATGACCGGCGCCGGCTACTACGTGGCGCACGGCGCGCTCGGCGGCATCACCATCTCGCAGGCCCTGACCGCCGAGGATCCCCGGTCCACCGGCAACACGATGAACATCCTGCTGATCGGTTTGGACTCGCGCAAAGACCAGGAGGGCAACGACCTGCCCTGGTCGATCCTCAAGCACCTGCACGCCGGCGATTCGGATCAGGGCGGCTACAACACCAACACCCTGATCGTCGTGCACGTCGGCGCGGACGGAAAGGTCGTCGCGTTTTCCATCCCGCGTGACGACTGGGTGCCGTTTAACGGCGTTCCCGGCTACAACCACATCAAGATCAAGGAGGCGTACGGGCTCACCAAGCAGTACGTCGCCAACCAGCTCGCCAACCAGGGCGTGAGCTCCCAGCACGAGCTCGAGACGCGGGGCCGCGAAGCCGGCCGCGCCGCCACGTTGCGCGCGGTACGCAGCCTCACCGGTGTTCCCATCGACTACTTCGCCGAGGTCAACCTGGCCGGCTTCTACGATCTGGCCCAGACGCTGGGCGGGGTCGAGGTGTGTTTGAACCACCCCGTCTACGACTCGTACTCCGGGGCAGACTTCCCGGCCGGTCGTCAACGGCTGGACGCCTCGCAGGCGCTGGCCTTCGTCCGTCAGCGGCACGGCCTGGACAACGGCGACCTGGACCGCACCCACCGCCAGCAGGCGTTCCTATCCTCGGTCATGCGTGAACTGCAGGACTCGGGCACCTTCACCAACTTCGACCGGCTCAACAGCCTGATGGCCGTCGCGCGCAAGGACGTCGTGCTGTCCGCCGGATGGGACGAAGCGCTGTTCCGCCGCATGGGTGAACTCGCGGGCGGCCCCGGTCAAAGTCAGGTCGAGTTCCGGACGCTGCCCGTGGTGCGTTACGACAACATCGACGGCCAGGACGTCAACATCATCGATCCGGCGGCGATCAAAGCCGAGATTGCGGCGGCGCTAGGGGCGGACTCGCCGACGTCAGCGCCGAGCACCACGAGCACCAAGCCAAACCCGTCGACCATCGTCGACGTCGTCAATGCCGGCAGCATCAGCGGCCTGGCGACGCAGGTGTCCAATGCGCTGAAGAAGCGCGGCTACACCGCCGGACAGGTCCGCGACCGGGAATCGGGCGACCCTTCGACGACCACGATTCAGTACGGCGTGGGCGCGGAAGCCGATGCGCGGAACATGGCGGACCTGCTCGGCGTCGACGCGCCCAGGCAACCAGATTCGTCGATCGCGCCCGGGCACATCCGGGTGACCGTGGACACCAACTTCTCCCTGCCGGCCGCCGACGAGATGTCGGATACCACCAGCTCGACGACTACCACCACGACGACCACCACCCCCAAGCCCACCAGCACCGGCTACTACTACAACGGCACCTTCACCAACTACCCGACGCCCGATCAGGGGAAGCCGATCGACGGCGGCGGGGTGCCCTGCGTGAACTGACTGCCGCCGAGCGCTCTCAGGCGTGCGTGCCGCCGTCGATGCGGATCTCGGTTCCGGTGATGAATCTGCCGTCCTCGGAGACCAGCATGGCGATAACGCCGGCAATCACCGACGGATCCGCCATACCGGCGCCGCTGGACTTCTCCGTGGTGGGCAGGATCGGCATCAACCGGCTGAACAGCGACCAGTTGGCGTCCTTCGGTATATAGCCGCCGGTGGCGTCGGTGATGCCGGACTTGATGCTGCCAGGGGCAACACAGACCGCGCGCAGTCCCGCGGCGGCGTATTCCAGCGCCAGCGAATGGGTGAACGCCTGAACGCCTCCCTTGCTGGCCGCGTAGGCCGCCATGTACGGGTGCGCGAAGTTCGCCGAGGTGGAGCTGAAGTTGACGATGGTGCTGCACGAATTGTCCAGCAGGGCCGGCAACGCTTCGCGGACCGTCAGGAACGTGCCGGTCAGGTTGACAGCGAGGATGCTGTTCCACAGTTCGAGGCTGGTCTGGTGGGTGTGTGCGGCGCGCAGGATGCCGGCGGCGTTGACCAGGGAGTCCAGTCCCCCGAGGTTGTCGACGGCGCCGCGCACCCCGGCGGTGACCGAACGCTCGTCACCGACGTCGATCACGCTGGTGGTGAATCGCTCGGCGGACTCCGCCGCCCGGTCCCGCGTGGCGACCAACCCGTCGACCGCGATGTCCGCGCCGACCACCACGGCACCCTCGTCGAGTAGGCGCAGGGCGGTGGCCTGGCCGATGCCCGACCCGGCGCCGGTCACGAGGATTCGCTGGCCGTCCAGTCGCTTCATGCCGGAAGCGTAACGCGGCCTGGATGCCTCAGTTCACCGTCGCCGAGAAGGAATCGACGCCCAGGCCGACGCCGCCGTTCCACGGCTCGAAGCCGGCCTGAATGCTCGTCAGGTACCACGAGTCGGTGATCGGCTCCATCGTCGCGGTGTGGTCGACGAAGTCCATCACGTCGAAGCTCCACACCTCGATCGGCTGGGTGGCGACGTAGGACATCACGTTGTTCTGCCCGTTGCTGCCGTCCCAGACCACAAAGCTCTTGCCGTTGATCGTGGTGCTGCCGATCGGCGATCCCACCGGCTGGATGGGGCCCTGGTGGTTGAACCAGATCATGATCTCCTGATCGTTGACCCCGGTGGTGGTGTAGGTGGAGTCCAGCCAGATGTCGTAGGAGGCGTTCCAGACGCCCGTGGTCGGGTAGTTGTAGTCGATGCTGGTCATCGCGGTGTTGATCTGCCCCAGCTGGATGGGCAGGTTGGTGCCCGTCGACGAGGTGCCGTAGTGAACCCCCTCGAAAATCGAGGGGTATCCCAGCGGGGCGCCGTTGGTGGGCGCCGAACCGTTCATTTGAGTGATGGAGAATCCGGTCGGGGTGACGTTGATGGTCTGGCCCGCGGGGTTGTTCCACGCATTGTTCTGCACCACGTAGCCGCCGTTGACCGTCGTCGTCCCGTACTGGGTCGAGATGACGGTTCCGCCGGTCGGCGGCGTCGTCGGCGGCGTCGTGGGGGGTGTCGTCGGAGTCGTCGGAGGTGTGACGGTGACCGGGGTGCCGTTGATCAACGGATTGGTCGGCGGCGAGTAGGTGCCGGTGTGGGCGGCCTGGAAGCCGACGTCGACGGAGGTCCCGGGCGCGATGGTCGCGTTGTAGCTCGCCGGGGTCACGCTGTACTGCGGGGCTGCCGTCGAGACCAGTTGGCCACCCCACGCGCTGGTTACCGACGAACCGGTGGGCATATTGAATTGCAGCTGCCAATTGGTTATCGGAGTCGCGCCGGAATTGGTGATCGTGTACTTCCCGATGTAACCGCCGTCCCATTGCGAGGCCGTCGTGTAGGTCGCGGACAACCCGCTCGGTGTGGTCGGCGTGGTGGGCGTCGTCGGCGTGGTGGGCGTCGTCGGCGTGGTGGGTGTGGTGGGCGTCGTTGGATTGGTCGGCGTCGTGGGTGTCGTGGGTGTGGTGGGCGTGGACGGGGTCGACGGGGTGGTGGGCGCCGGTCGGCCCGTCAACAGACTGATCACGCCCTGCAACTGCTGTTCGACCCCGCGCAACGAGGTCGCAATGGCGGTCTCGGTGCCGGCGTACCACTGCGCACCTGCGCTGAGCGCCTGCACGATCCGGGCATTCACGGCCGCTGTCACCTGGGCGCTGATGTTTTGGTACTGCCTGGCCTGCAGGTTGAGCAGCCGGTTGATCGCGACCGATATCTCGTCGATGCCGAGCGCCGCCAGGCCGGTCGTCGGAGCCGCGGCCGCGGCATTGGCAGCGCTGAGCGTCGAGCTGATGCCGGCGACATCCGCCGCGGTAGACACCAACAGTTCTGGGTCGACTATCACATAAGACATGTTTAATTCCTTGGATCAGCCGGCGGGTTTGCCAATAACGGTCATATATCGAACGGATAACGAACGCATCGGCCAGAACCTAACACGCGCTGGTCCAGGAGGTAGACGGAAACCCGTTATTTGAACACGCGACCCC harbors:
- a CDS encoding SDR family NAD(P)-dependent oxidoreductase, with amino-acid sequence MKRLDGQRILVTGAGSGIGQATALRLLDEGAVVVGADIAVDGLVATRDRAAESAERFTTSVIDVGDERSVTAGVRGAVDNLGGLDSLVNAAGILRAAHTHQTSLELWNSILAVNLTGTFLTVREALPALLDNSCSTIVNFSSTSANFAHPYMAAYAASKGGVQAFTHSLALEYAAAGLRAVCVAPGSIKSGITDATGGYIPKDANWSLFSRLMPILPTTEKSSGAGMADPSVIAGVIAMLVSEDGRFITGTEIRIDGGTHA
- a CDS encoding LCP family protein; protein product: MTLVSAVALGMTGAGYYVAHGALGGITISQALTAEDPRSTGNTMNILLIGLDSRKDQEGNDLPWSILKHLHAGDSDQGGYNTNTLIVVHVGADGKVVAFSIPRDDWVPFNGVPGYNHIKIKEAYGLTKQYVANQLANQGVSSQHELETRGREAGRAATLRAVRSLTGVPIDYFAEVNLAGFYDLAQTLGGVEVCLNHPVYDSYSGADFPAGRQRLDASQALAFVRQRHGLDNGDLDRTHRQQAFLSSVMRELQDSGTFTNFDRLNSLMAVARKDVVLSAGWDEALFRRMGELAGGPGQSQVEFRTLPVVRYDNIDGQDVNIIDPAAIKAEIAAALGADSPTSAPSTTSTKPNPSTIVDVVNAGSISGLATQVSNALKKRGYTAGQVRDRESGDPSTTTIQYGVGAEADARNMADLLGVDAPRQPDSSIAPGHIRVTVDTNFSLPAADEMSDTTSSTTTTTTTTTPKPTSTGYYYNGTFTNYPTPDQGKPIDGGGVPCVN
- a CDS encoding GH12 family glycosyl hydrolase domain-containing protein, producing MVQNNAWNNPAGQTINVTPTGFSITQMNGSAPTNGAPLGYPSIFEGVHYGTSSTGTNLPIQLGQINTAMTSIDYNYPTTGVWNASYDIWLDSTYTTTGVNDQEIMIWFNHQGPIQPVGSPIGSTTINGKSFVVWDGSNGQNNVMSYVATQPIEVWSFDVMDFVDHTATMEPITDSWYLTSIQAGFEPWNGGVGLGVDSFSATVN